The genomic segment ATCGGACGCATACGTGTGCAGAGGGATGGGCCACGAAGAGGAGCGCGTTCGCGTGCTGTCGAAGCAGGAGTTGCTCGCCGCACACATCAAGGAGCTCAACGAGAGCTACTCGGTGAAGCCGCATCTCGAGTACACGACCATTCGTGCCGTCAGCGGTCCCCTCGTCATTCTGGAGGATGTGCGTGAGCCGACCTTTGCTGAGATTGTCAACATCGAGCTGgctgacggcagcgcccGTCGTGGCCAGGTGCTCGAGGTGGATGGCACCAAGGCCGTCGTGCAGGTCTTCGAGGGCACATCCGGCATCGATGTCATACGCTCTAAGTGTGAGTTTACCGGCCGAGTCATGGAGCTCGGTGTAAGCGAGGACATGCTGGGTCGCATCTTCAACGGCTCCGGCATCCCGATCGATAACGGtccgccggtgctgccggagCAGTACCTCGATGTCGAGGGCATTCCGATTAACCCGCGTGCCCGTGTCTACCCGGAGGAGATGATCCAGACGGGTATCTCGTCCATCGACGTCATGACTTCCATCTCGCGCGGTCAGAAGATTCCGCTCTTCTCCGGCGCTGGTCTTCCGCACAATGAGATTGCCGCACAGATCGTGCGCCAGTCCGGTCTCGTAAAGCGCGAGGGCAAGACCGAGGACTTCTGCGTCGTCTTCGCCGCCATGGGTGTGAACCAGGAGACGGCCCGCTTTTTCCGCACGGAGTTTGAGCAGAACGGCTCGATGGAGAAGACCGTCCTCTTCCTGAACCTCGCGAACGACCCGACAATTGAGCGCATCATTACGCCACGCCTGGccctcaccaccgccgagtACCTTGCGTACGACTGCGGTAAGCACGTGCTCGTCATTCTGACCGACATGTCCTCGTACGCTGATGCCCTGCGTGAAGTGTCCGCCGCCCGTGAGGAGGTGcccggccgccgcggcttccCTGGATACATGTATACAGACCTGGCGCACATCTACGAGCGTGCGGGCCGCGTACTGGGCCGTGCAGGCTCCATCACCCAAATCCCAATTCTGTCCATGCCGAATGATGATATCACCCACCCCATTCCAGATCTCACCGGGTACATTACGGAAGGTCAGATCTACGTGGACCGCCAGCTGCACAACCGCCAGCTGTACCCGCCGATCAACATtctgccgtcgctgtcccGTCTGATGAAGAACGCCATTGGCGAGGGTATGACCCGCAAGGATCACGGTGGCGTGAGCAACCAGATGTACGCCGCCTACGCCATTAGCCGCGATATTCTCGCCATGAAGGCTGTCGTCGGCGAGGAGGCATTGAGTTGCGAGGATCTGCTGTACCTCGAGTTTCTCGACAAGTTCGAGCACAAGTTCATCTGCCAGGGCTTCTACGAGACGCGCGATATCTTCCAGAGCCTCGACCTGTGCTGGGATCTGCTGCGCACCTTCCCCAAGAGCATGCTGAACAAGATCGACATCAAGACCCGTGACGAGTTCTATGACCGCCACTCAGGTCGAAAGTAAGCGACGGGGTGCCACTCGATGAACCAAAGAGTGAGGGAAACACGAGAGAGGCGGGTATGGAGGAGAGATGTGTTGGCCGGAGGTCCGCCGTCTGTTGCAATGCTCATCCTCTACTGTGCCgttgctcccccctcctgtgGTGCGCTCGCGCACTGCCCAGCCCTCGCCCTGTGTCGTCGCACTGAtcgcttcttccctcccccctttcgccCCGGAGTGGCGGGGCGTCGCCCGAGTGAAGCGTACGCGCCTTCTTTAGTTTGCATCGTTTGTTTGGCTGttgtgtgggaggaggggggagtgaagGGGGCGagtccccccttcttccggCGCGTTTTGCACTGTTGTGCAGCTTACATTGCGCCCACTAGGCTCGTGCTCTCGCGCGGCAAACAGGGTGGGCGGGGCGGGTGAGTCGTGTAAGGACAGGCGCAGTTTGCTTGCAGCGCTGACACGTCGATGAATGCTACTGCCATCTTCGCTGTGGTTTTGAGGCTTTTGGTTGTTTATTTGGTTCTGTTTTGCGTGCTCTTTTCATCTCGTTGTTTCTCCTATCGTCATGAGTTACCTACACGCAGACGCAGTGGCGTCGTCCTCTGTGTCTTGTTCCTCTCCAGTGCCCGCTTCATGTCCCTCGAGCTTGttggagggcgaggaggcagcagggatgtgtgcgtgtattgTGAGAATGCGTTTGATCGAGAAGAAGATGCAGGGGCGCTGGTAACACGCGAGTATGTCGTGGAGTGGTGTGTTGGCGCGGCAAGACCTGCAGgggctctcttcctcctcctctccgaATGTACACGCACGGGAAgagtggagaggggcgagCAGGAAAAGGATGCAGCGATCCAGTCGTCCTGTGGgaaaaagcagcagcaataaAAAGGGTGGATTGAGGgctctttgcccccccccccctccttcatgGGCTCTCTCTGactctctgcccccccccccccccctggtTTGCTGTGCGAATGGCCATGCATGCGTGTATGTCTGGGCTTCCCTTGTTGCGCTCTCTCCTGCCATGGCCGCCCCATCACCCGCGCCGTGACGCTcgcctctttgctcttccctctctgtggcAAGGGACTTCGTGGTCTTGCTGTCCTGCACGGCCGATATGGCGGCTCCGCATGTTTTGTTCTCTCGTGTGATGCGATGGATTCGCTTTATTCCTGTTTACTGCACTCAGCGTTGTAGGGGTCATGCCGCTCTTCAAGGGCActtgtgtgtttgcctctGCCCGTGTCCcgggtgcgcgtgtgtggtgtgttGTGTGACTTgtagaagaagagcaaaacaaGCGGCAAAACTGCGGTGTCGGGGTGTGACCCTGTGGAAAATCTGACGAACATATGGGAGACAAATATGCAGGGAACAACACACCGAGAGAGTCACACGCGAGCACTCCTGGAGCGCGTATGCAcgaaggaggggtgggggaccAACCACAGGtgtacccctcccccccgtcGCGTCAcggcacgcacgtacacccaTGGACACGCATAGGTAGGGGGTGCAAGAATTTTTGTAATGAAGCAGAtgcagcacacacatacacacgcgcgcggccttctctccctcacttgCTCCACAGGACGTGAGCGTGCACATGCTGTCTGGCGGGGAAAGCTGGGCGAAGTGTAAAATGTATGCGTGGGCCTGACGGGAGAGGGGAGTCACGCATCCaggcaggggtggggcgtTCTTTCCTCCGCTAGCTCATGCTCTGTGTGAGCAACtgtgtgcagcggcgctgggcaaGCGGTGCGTCCAAGTTGCGCACCACCCGCGTATGCGACGAGCCTACACAGGTGCAGCATGAGATCGCTCTGGCGCTGCGTTCGGGGTCAACGGAAACCAGCTCTGCCTTAACTATGAACGAACACCGGGTCGTCTGACGTGCCTCTTATTCGTTTGTGGAAggtttctccccttctttggCCTCGCTCACAATTTCTctgccctccaccccccGTCCTTTGCCGCTGTTCATTCTCACCTGCCTgttaccccccctccccctcaccgtTGTGCAACCCCGCCTTCACCAACAccactgccccccctctcaaCTTCATGCAGTGGTACTGCTGCAGGTGTGTCGCGTCGCTTTGCCATTGTGTGGAAGCAGCGGATCGACGACACTTTTGGCttctccctccgcctcctcacccGGCGTGTGCGCTCCACCTTTGCGTTTGCTGTGCGAACCGAAGCACtctgaagagggaggggacgcATTATCTCttgtttctcctttgctgACGGTTTCTCGCGCCGCTTAAGCTATTTTGTGTCTGCGCCCTACTACCCCTGCATCATCGCCATGTCGTCCGACACTGCTGCGTCCTGTCTGCTGGACATCGTCGTCTTCGCCGGTGGCGACTCGCTGGATCTAATGCCACTGACTGCCGTGGAGCAGAAGACGATGTTGCGCATCTGCAACCGCCCCCTGATTTGGTACTCCATCACGCCGTGGATCGAGGCAGGCTTTCGCAGCTTCTTCTTGTGTGTCAACGAGGACTACGCAACGCTGCGAGCGTACCTCTCTCGCGCCTTTGACGGGGTTGACTTCCACTATATACTTGTCCCCTCCAACGTGGGCGATCACCCATCCACAACGTGCGACGCTGTCAAGGCGTACCTCAAGTacaaggaggcgctgcggcttggcgaggaggacactCTCGCTCAGACCTCCGGTGGTGCTCTGAATTGCGAGGACACCGTGATAAACGTGGAGGGAAGCGGCTGTCACTTTCCTCAGGTGGCTTCACTGCATGAGACCCAGCTGTACCGCGGCGCCAGTGAAAGCCGAAACcacggcggctgcgccaaCCCCATTAATCGAGACCCGCTGAAGCTTGAGCGCATGAACAGCGCCGGACTCCCCCGCGACGCTCTGCTACTGAGCTGCGATACCATCCTCGTCGACGTTGATGTGGCGAGCTTTGTAGAGCGGCACTATGCTTCTCTAGCGTCCGTGACAGCAATGCTGTATCGCCCTTTGTgcaagcgcggcggcggcggcagtggtggtgatcACAAGGTCCGCCACCGACATGGGAAAGACGGTGGTATCGCGTCAGTCAATGCCGCCGAGGCGTCGTACACCCACGGGCTGTCATGCGTTGCCTACGAGGAAGCAGATGCGCTTGCCTCCATGGCACTTGGTGCGACCTCTAACACACCGACCTTCTCATGTAGCCGTCGTTTACCGAGTGGAGCGCtatcgcagctgcagcgcgcatcTGCCAGCCTGAGTACACATTCACCCTGCGAGGCACGCACTATGGCTGCCGATCTCGGTCAcgtccatcaccaccgcaTGCACTACCTTAACCCACTGGAGGGCAAGCCGGAGGTGCGTATCACCATGGCGTTCGCAGCGCGCCGTCCCGACATGACGTTCGCCGCTGATGTCGTCGACGCGCACGCGTACCTGATGAACCGTTGGGTGCTCGAGTTCATTGCGGAGTCCGCAGGGGTTGCTGACATGACCGTGCGCAAAGACATTCTGCCCCTGTTGGCACGTAGCCAACACACCACCGTCAACACTTCTGAGAGGGCGTTTGCGACGCCggcggagaagctgaaggtgAACGTGCCGCATCACTGGCTCAGTGAGGGCGCGGGGATCTCTGCGCAGTCACTAAACGCCGCGTGTGGGCTTGCGCTTCCGGAGGTGGCGGACTCGCTGCGTGTGTTCTGCAGCATCTACGAGGAGGACCCCGACAAGGCGTGCCGTGTCTATCGAATGAACACCCGCGACAACTACCGCGCACTGAACGACGACATCATTTCTGCCAAGTGCTCTCAGCTTCACCTAGAGGAGCCACTGCTGAACGCCGGGGGTGCTGCGGGGTctggtggtgcaggcggcggcggcaccggtgtAGTGAATCGCTTCACGCTCCCATCCTTGCTTCcccacggcggcgcgcaccCTGGTCACTACGGTGGTACTGGGGGCGCAGCCCATGGCGACAGCAGTAAACCGGCACCGTCCGCTGGCGCTATGGCCCTTGCCACGCTGCTTCCCGACAACCCCATCACACTGCGGGAGAGGGTTGACGACCAGCAGGTGTACATTGTCGGCAGCTTTATCGACTCCGTACCGCCACCCAACGTGTTTGTGACGCGCAGCGTGATTGGCGCGCACGTCACGCTGGAGCCCGGCGCTCGCATCACGGACAGCATCCTCATGGGCAATGTTGAGGTGGGCGCGAAGGCGGTCGTGCTAAACAGTGTCatcggcaccggcgccgtaGTGAATGCCGGATGTCGTGTTGTCGGTACCACTGTTGGACCCCGCTGCGTCGTCGAGGAGAACGCGAGTGACACGATCATTGAGTGACACTTCACTGGCTTGACTCGGTGTcaccgtgtgtgcgtgtgtgtgtacatgcGCGCGTAGTTGTGAGCGAGAGCACGCGCCTGTGTGTCCTCAGCAAAGTGACGCGGCGGGTAATGCAGGTGCAGGCAGATGCGGACAGAGGGCGGCGTCGTTCGTCTTCGTATTTTACTCTTCGCTGTTcgtgtccccctccctccctctctctctctttgtttgcgGCCTAAGTCGCTGGTGGTTATCAAATGTTCTTAATCGTGTTCGTTTTCCCTGTTGTCGATGGTATTACGCAAGCGCGTGTGGATGGGGAGAGACGGCCGGTTTGCCAAGCGCGCCACACGAGCGAATAGTCGCTGTGCGTGTAACTGTGTATGTAGTTCGCTTGGCGATTTCCACCCACTCCTCTTTCACCCACTCAcctgtgctctctctttctctctccacttgtcccctctctccctcgagTGTTTGCGTGCAcgagagggtgtgtgcgtgtgtgtgtgtacagcagcggcagcagccagaGGTGCAGTAGCGCATCAGCACCCGTGCTCTCTCAACGTCGCGCTTCCCCACCCCATTTACCCTCTTCGTCTTGTTCATTGGGCGCCCAGGCGGCGATCCGCTTCAGCTCATCTCCGCGAAGTGACGGTGCGACCCGTGAGCGTCGCCCTCGTGTCATTTCTTGAGAAAGAGGAGTCACAAagtcgctctttttttttcttctgtcgGCGCAcgggtgcgcgtgtgtggtggtATAGCGGTGGTTGCCGACGAGAAACCGCCTCTTGCGCCACTGCACCTGTCTGTGGGTGTTATACTGTCGCCCTCGGCTCCCTCCTCATCACGAGACGCAGCCCATCGgctaaacacacacacacacatatatatatatagacaggcacgcacgcagagaagagaaacatgGAGTCCGGCGCTTCCCACGAAATTTTCTTGACAAGAACAGCACTGCCCATACAACCACGCTCACTCTGCTTTGTCGTGCTTCACCACGGCTATTATGCCAATTCCAGTGACTTCCGATACTTGCTCACGGCGAGTAAGCAGGTGTTGAAGTCCCTCAAGAGAAGCAATACGGATGCGAAGGACGAGGGGCTGCCTTCACCAAAGCCGTGCTATATACTCATCTCTTGTCATGACAACGACGGCCATAGGATGAATGCCGGCGTGTTGGCCTGTGCACATCGCGTCGTCAATCATGTCTGTGCCGTTGTCTCTGCAGTGGTGACCAGGGAGCTCAGTATCGATGATATGCagtgctctgctgcagctaaGGAGACCGCTCTCGCTGCGAACGATGCGCCAACGGCAGCGAGGCGTGAGCTGCATTTCAGCGCTGTGGGCCACTCGATGGGCGGCCTCATTCTGCGCGCCGCACTGCCCTTTCTGATAGACAGGATTGAAGGGACCTACGGGGAGCAGTCGCTGGGGTTCGCGGTGCACTGGGATGTCTTCTGCACCTTAGCGACACCGCACCTTGGCGTGAAAAACATGATGTCCAATACCAAAATGTTCCTGGGCCAGCACATCGGGTGTTACCTCTCGACAGCAATCGCCGATCTGTTCTGCAAGAGCAGCGTCGTGTCTGCGGACTTGGTTTCACGCGACAGCCTTGCGGCCTGGGCTCGCTTTAAGCGGcgagtgctgctgagcgTTGTAAACGACGAAACAGTACtgatgcacagcagcagcttcgtgATGCCCTTGCACATCTTGAAGCGTGTCGGTGCGCCGCTTCCTACGGCAGAAGCGGACCTCACCGACGCGTGCTCCAAGACCAACGCGGGGACTCACCATCGGCAGGCTGACTGCAGTGCTCTTCACCTTGCTCGCCTTGGCATCATGTGTGCGTCATCGcttgaggagctgcgcggcaACGGTGTGCTTCTCACGGAGATCTCGCCTGACCTGTGGCCGCCCGGGGTTCTCCCGGAGGAGCGCGCACTGGCGGAGCACATCCTGCGGGATGTGGGGCCGCTGGAGCTGCATGTTGTCGACTTCCGCCCGCGGTTGGCGCGTCTTACATCGAGGGATGCCTCTCATGGGAGGCACGGCGGTGATGTCGCACTCAAGCCTGGCATCGTGGCGAGGGGTATGATGATGCTGGGGGTTAACCGCTTTAGTCACTCGGCCCTTCTGTGCAAGTGGCCTTTTTCatacccctccctctttggGTTTGTTTTGGAGTATGTCGCCTCAGACTTGATTTTGACGCCGCTTAGCAGCGCTGTGCCTGCGCCGACACCGCAGGAGGCGCTCCAGCACAGGAGTGCGACTTCCAGCGGTAGCCCCACGGTAGCCGACAGTGGCGAGGGCATGGCGAGTGCCGCTGAGATCGCTTCGCCGGCTCTGTAATCCGTTGCCAAGTGAGAAGGCCGTCTTCTCAGCCTTATGCACCTCTCGCCTTCacgtgtttctctctgtgtatgcAACTCCTCGACGCTCCGTGGCGGGACGTCGATGATCCCTTTTCAAGGAAAGCGTGCAGGCGCGCGAGTGCCTTGCTCACTAGAGCGCCGCTTTTCATTGCTTACCATTTCTATCGCGAGTTTTCCTTGCCTGCACTGTCTAGCTCTCCAGCGGGGGAAtcgcctttctccttttcatgCTCTGTTGCGGTCTGCTGCTGGTGTATACATCCAGCCAAACTTCGAGAACGAACAAGCCAATCAAACGAGCTCGACAATGAGGGCGTGAGCACGCACGTCTGCACAGGCCTCTGGGACGATGCGTCCTGTGCACTTACCGGGTACACCCCCACGCGCATCGACGCTAGCACGCTAGCCCCAGCCCCTCTCCTTGCCTCCGTAGGGAgccgtctctccctctctctttgtgtagGCACATTgtgttcgctgctgcgtcgtaTGTGCCGTCATCTAAGAATGACAGATGCTGCCTTGCGGGCGCTCTCTGTGTCTCGCATCAACTGGCCTGCATTCCTTTGCTGCTCTCTGGTGTACTTCCACCCGCTTCCCCTCCCGCTGCACTTACGTCTACTCACTCCGGTACCCcattctcccccctttccaccCACTCAagctaccccccccccccccccccgccatcTCACGCGCGGCGGACACGcttgcctttcctctcccggAAAATGggcctttctttttttccctttcgaC from the Leishmania panamensis strain MHOM/PA/94/PSC-1 chromosome 28 sequence genome contains:
- a CDS encoding hypothetical protein (TriTrypDB/GeneDB-style sysID: LpmP.28.2590), with amino-acid sequence MNAGVLACAHRVVNHVCAVVSAVVTRELSIDDMQCSAAAKETALAANDAPTAARRELHFSAVGHSMGGLILRAALPFLIDRIEGTYGEQSLGFAVHWDVFCTLATPHLGVKNMMSNTKMFLGQHIGCYLSTAIADLFCKSSVVSADLVSRDSLAAWARFKRRVLLSVVNDETVLMHSSSFVMPLHILKRVGAPLPTAEADLTDACSKTNAGTHHRQADCSALHLARLGIMCASSLEELRGNGVLLTEISPDLWPPGVLPEERALAEHILRDVGPLELHVVDFRPRLARLTSRDASHGRHGGDVALKPGIVARGMMMLGVNRFSHSALLCKWPFSYPSLFGFVLEYVASDLILTPLSSAVPAPTPQEALQHRSATSSGSPTVADSGEGMASAAEIASPAL
- a CDS encoding hypothetical protein (TriTrypDB/GeneDB-style sysID: LpmP.28.2580), with the protein product MSSDTAASCLLDIVVFAGGDSLDLMPLTAVEQKTMLRICNRPLIWYSITPWIEAGFRSFFLCVNEDYATLRAYLSRAFDGVDFHYILVPSNVGDHPSTTCDAVKAYLKYKEALRLGEEDTLAQTSGGALNCEDTVINVEGSGCHFPQVASLHETQLYRGASESRNHGGCANPINRDPLKLERMNSAGLPRDALLLSCDTILVDVDVASFVERHYASLASVTAMLYRPLCKRGGGGSGGDHKVRHRHGKDGGIASVNAAEASYTHGLSCVAYEEADALASMALGATSNTPTFSCSRRLPSGALSQLQRASASLSTHSPCEARTMAADLGHVHHHRMHYLNPLEGKPEVRITMAFAARRPDMTFAADVVDAHAYLMNRWVLEFIAESAGVADMTVRKDILPLLARSQHTTVNTSERAFATPAEKLKVNVPHHWLSEGAGISAQSLNAACGLALPEVADSLRVFCSIYEEDPDKACRVYRMNTRDNYRALNDDIISAKCSQLHLEEPLLNAGGAAGSGGAGGGGTGVVNRFTLPSLLPHGGAHPGHYGGTGGAAHGDSSKPAPSAGAMALATLLPDNPITLRERVDDQQVYIVGSFIDSVPPPNVFVTRSVIGAHVTLEPGARITDSILMGNVEVGAKAVVLNSVIGTGAVVNAGCRVVGTTVGPRCVVEENASDTIIE
- a CDS encoding vacuolar ATP synthase subunit b, putative (TriTrypDB/GeneDB-style sysID: LpmP.28.2570) → MGHEEERVRVLSKQELLAAHIKELNESYSVKPHLEYTTIRAVSGPLVILEDVREPTFAEIVNIELADGSARRGQVLEVDGTKAVVQVFEGTSGIDVIRSKCEFTGRVMELGVSEDMLGRIFNGSGIPIDNGPPVLPEQYLDVEGIPINPRARVYPEEMIQTGISSIDVMTSISRGQKIPLFSGAGLPHNEIAAQIVRQSGLVKREGKTEDFCVVFAAMGVNQETARFFRTEFEQNGSMEKTVLFLNLANDPTIERIITPRLALTTAEYLAYDCGKHVLVILTDMSSYADALREVSAAREEVPGRRGFPGYMYTDLAHIYERAGRVLGRAGSITQIPILSMPNDDITHPIPDLTGYITEGQIYVDRQLHNRQLYPPINILPSLSRLMKNAIGEGMTRKDHGGVSNQMYAAYAISRDILAMKAVVGEEALSCEDLLYLEFLDKFEHKFICQGFYETRDIFQSLDLCWDLLRTFPKSMLNKIDIKTRDEFYDRHSGRK